One region of Planctomycetota bacterium genomic DNA includes:
- a CDS encoding 3-deoxy-D-manno-octulosonic acid transferase — translation MPYLLNLAFIVTLALASPWLLWQAIRRGKYRAGWGEKFLGHVPTRTGAEPCLWLHAVSVGEVNVLATLIKQLQRDLPGAAIVISTTTHTGYELARKKYAGHTVFYCPLDFTWAVRAAMRRVRPTCLVLAELELWPNLIRAAKAHGARVAVINGRLSEHSFRGYRRWRALIAPVMRDIDLIAAQNQEYAERFLALGAKFEAVFVSGNLKFDGAQTDRNNPTTRRLATLAGFSGATVFLAGSTQEPEESLALEAFCQLAGAHPNLRLILVPRHPDRFDEVARLLDQSGVDWARRSKLENHQTTTGQPAPRVLLVDTVGELGAWWGTATIAYVGGSMGSREGQNMIEPAAYGAAVAFGPRTKNFRDVVAALMDRDAAEVVHDGPELRVFVERCLTEPGFANQLGQRAQSLVREQLGATARTVELLGPLVPISKSPPARAA, via the coding sequence ATGCCGTATCTGTTGAATCTCGCGTTTATCGTCACGCTGGCCCTGGCCTCGCCTTGGCTGTTGTGGCAAGCGATCCGCCGTGGCAAGTATCGCGCCGGCTGGGGCGAGAAGTTCCTGGGACATGTCCCCACGCGCACCGGCGCCGAGCCGTGCCTGTGGCTGCATGCCGTCAGCGTCGGCGAGGTGAACGTCCTGGCCACGCTGATCAAGCAATTGCAGCGCGACCTGCCAGGTGCCGCGATCGTGATCTCGACCACGACGCACACCGGCTATGAGCTGGCGCGGAAGAAATACGCCGGCCACACGGTCTTTTACTGCCCGTTGGATTTCACCTGGGCGGTTCGCGCGGCCATGCGCCGTGTGCGGCCGACGTGCCTGGTGCTGGCCGAGTTGGAGTTGTGGCCCAATCTGATTCGCGCCGCCAAGGCCCACGGCGCTCGGGTGGCGGTGATCAACGGCCGACTGAGCGAGCACAGCTTTCGCGGCTACCGCCGCTGGCGGGCGCTGATCGCGCCGGTGATGCGCGACATCGATTTGATCGCCGCCCAGAACCAAGAGTATGCCGAGCGCTTCCTGGCGCTGGGGGCCAAGTTTGAAGCGGTCTTCGTCTCGGGCAACTTGAAATTCGACGGCGCGCAGACCGACCGCAACAATCCGACCACCCGGCGCTTGGCCACGTTGGCCGGCTTCAGCGGTGCGACCGTGTTCCTGGCCGGCAGCACGCAAGAGCCGGAAGAGTCGCTGGCACTTGAAGCGTTTTGCCAACTAGCCGGGGCGCACCCCAACCTGCGATTGATCCTGGTGCCGCGGCATCCCGATCGGTTTGATGAGGTGGCCCGGCTGCTCGATCAATCGGGCGTTGACTGGGCGCGGCGCAGTAAGCTCGAGAACCATCAGACAACGACCGGGCAGCCGGCCCCGCGCGTGTTGCTGGTCGACACGGTGGGCGAACTGGGAGCCTGGTGGGGGACCGCGACCATTGCCTACGTCGGCGGTAGCATGGGCTCGCGTGAAGGACAGAACATGATCGAGCCCGCCGCCTACGGAGCGGCCGTGGCGTTTGGCCCGCGGACCAAGAACTTTCGCGACGTGGTGGCGGCGCTGATGGACCGCGACGCCGCCGAGGTCGTCCACGACGGCCCCGAGTTGCGAGTGTTCGTCGAGCGTTGTTTGACCGAGCCGGGGTTTGCCAACCAGCTAGGCCAGCGGGCACAATCACTGGTGCGCGAGCAGTTGGGGGCGACGGCGCGCACGGTCGAGTTGCTCGGGCCGCTGGTTCCCATTTCCAAATCGCCACCTGCCCGGGCCGCTTAG
- a CDS encoding SEC-C domain-containing protein has product MEFLERLWELIGWFFGGLGRAVERSLTGLFGSSNARFIKRLHHKVEAINALEPKYQALSEDELRQQTAEFKRRLASGETLDDILVEAFAVCREGGRRWLKMRHYDTQMIGGMVLHSGAIAEMVTGEGKTLVATLPAYLNALEGRGVHVITVNDYLARRDMEWMGPLYMGLGLTVGAIFSNQEPEAKQQAYECDITYGTNNEFGFDYLRDNMRPAARGDNRYPRHMQQTQNRLNFAIIDEVDNILIDEARTPLIISGPAHDDTRRYAKADEIARKLRKDTHFEVKEKEHSVLLTDDGVREAEHLAGVESFYTAGNMDWPHLIDNALKAHWIYKLDVNYVVERNPQSGEQEVVIVDEFTGRKMHGRQWSDGLHQAVEAKENVPVKPETQTYATITLQNYFKLYKKLCGMTGTAMTEANEFWKIYHLDVVAIPTNRTMQRINSPDVIYCTEKEKFEAILDEIERVNRFDVVTTTDGTVYTGTIDKESDKSLTLTLKDSRKPQEIEQSKIKKLERRGRPMLVGTVSIEKSERLSGALDRRGIKHQVLNAKQHAREAEIVAQAGRLGAVTIATNMAGRGTDIILGGNPETMAWAQLQSKYPSRLDVPQEEWAKLVDEIEQREGMKAQGKVVKELGGLHIVGTERHEARRIDLQLRGRCGRQGDPGSSRFFLSLEDDLMRIFAGEWVKRVLHSLGMQEGEAIESSMVSRRIEAAQKKVEERNFDVRKNLLEYDEVMDEQRKRVYGFRQQILDGANCKTRILEMIEREIERHLTNFLDKNYGAETYAGFAGKVLNCELDPADFRGIDANEAERVALDEAERQAEMQVLEAIDENLPEEAEQDEWNWEALAKLSNTRWGTNYRDRDLKQIGRDHLGEVLIAKAREAVRQTELSEGSRVLDPEYGLKQTVSWVQYKFGIEVPLESLRGKEPETIKQLVLDKSAEAYTTREVEYPVMAGLAHFTTQDAAGVKHYDREQLVGWARERFGVDLDVEDLRNKQRDEVRELLIATSRQMQPVAEQKLGELHRLVGQVIEARGGDAPAAPKNQYEALARFLTETIDGEHSVDELSKLDDDQLRFRLEGTLEDKFHPEIRRMERLLVLQLLDTAWKDHLLAMDHLKASVGLVGYAQVDPKVEYKRVGMRTFEQMWTSVGERVTDLIFRMEQLDEGFVGSTWVDSRATHEEAPSTTAGISEDQQQAISNSEGQQPQQRIEPIRNRQEAVGRNDPCPCGSGKKYKNCHMRKGGPTNADRRNA; this is encoded by the coding sequence ATGGAATTTCTCGAACGGCTTTGGGAACTAATCGGCTGGTTTTTTGGCGGTCTGGGCCGCGCGGTCGAACGGAGCTTGACCGGGCTGTTCGGTTCGTCGAACGCGCGGTTCATCAAGCGGCTGCACCATAAGGTCGAAGCCATCAACGCTTTGGAGCCCAAATATCAGGCCCTGAGCGAGGACGAGTTGCGGCAGCAGACGGCCGAGTTCAAGCGCCGCCTGGCGTCGGGCGAAACCTTGGACGACATCCTGGTCGAGGCGTTTGCCGTTTGCCGCGAAGGTGGACGGCGCTGGTTGAAGATGCGCCATTACGACACCCAGATGATCGGCGGCATGGTGCTGCACAGCGGCGCGATCGCCGAAATGGTCACCGGCGAAGGCAAAACCCTGGTGGCGACCCTGCCGGCTTACTTGAACGCCTTGGAAGGGCGCGGCGTTCACGTGATTACGGTCAACGACTATCTGGCCCGCCGCGACATGGAATGGATGGGGCCGCTGTACATGGGGCTGGGGCTGACGGTCGGCGCGATCTTTTCGAATCAAGAGCCCGAAGCCAAGCAGCAGGCGTACGAGTGCGACATCACGTACGGCACGAACAATGAGTTCGGTTTCGACTATTTGCGCGACAACATGCGCCCGGCCGCCCGCGGCGACAATCGCTATCCGCGGCACATGCAACAGACGCAGAACCGGTTGAACTTCGCGATCATCGACGAAGTCGACAACATTCTGATCGACGAAGCCCGCACGCCATTGATCATCAGCGGCCCGGCTCACGACGACACTCGCCGTTACGCCAAGGCCGACGAGATCGCCCGCAAGCTGCGCAAGGACACGCACTTCGAGGTCAAAGAGAAAGAACACTCCGTTCTGTTGACCGACGACGGGGTGCGCGAGGCGGAGCACCTGGCGGGCGTGGAGAGCTTTTACACGGCCGGCAACATGGACTGGCCGCACCTGATTGACAACGCCCTGAAGGCTCACTGGATTTACAAGCTGGACGTCAACTACGTCGTCGAGCGCAATCCGCAATCGGGCGAACAGGAAGTGGTGATCGTCGACGAGTTCACCGGCCGCAAGATGCACGGCCGCCAGTGGAGCGACGGGCTGCACCAGGCCGTCGAAGCCAAGGAAAACGTCCCGGTTAAGCCCGAGACGCAGACCTACGCCACGATCACGCTGCAGAACTACTTCAAGCTCTACAAGAAGCTGTGCGGCATGACCGGTACGGCCATGACCGAGGCCAATGAGTTCTGGAAGATTTACCACCTGGACGTGGTGGCGATTCCCACGAACCGCACGATGCAGCGGATCAACTCGCCGGACGTGATCTACTGCACCGAAAAAGAGAAGTTCGAGGCGATTCTCGACGAGATCGAACGGGTCAATCGCTTTGACGTGGTTACGACGACCGACGGGACGGTCTACACCGGCACCATCGACAAGGAAAGCGACAAGAGCCTGACGCTGACGCTGAAGGACAGCCGCAAGCCCCAGGAAATCGAGCAGTCAAAGATCAAGAAGCTCGAACGTCGCGGGCGGCCGATGCTAGTCGGCACCGTGTCGATTGAGAAGAGTGAACGCCTGAGCGGCGCGCTCGACCGGCGCGGCATCAAGCACCAGGTTCTGAACGCCAAGCAGCACGCTCGCGAAGCCGAGATCGTCGCCCAAGCCGGCCGCCTGGGCGCGGTGACCATCGCCACCAACATGGCTGGCCGCGGCACCGACATCATCCTGGGTGGCAATCCCGAGACGATGGCCTGGGCCCAGTTGCAAAGCAAATACCCTTCGCGCCTGGATGTGCCGCAAGAGGAATGGGCCAAGCTGGTCGACGAAATCGAACAGCGCGAAGGGATGAAGGCCCAGGGCAAAGTCGTCAAGGAGCTCGGCGGTTTGCACATTGTCGGCACCGAGCGCCACGAAGCGCGGCGGATCGACTTGCAGTTGCGCGGCCGTTGTGGTCGTCAGGGGGATCCGGGCAGCAGCCGGTTCTTCCTGTCGCTGGAAGACGACTTGATGCGAATCTTTGCCGGCGAATGGGTCAAGCGCGTGCTCCACTCGCTGGGCATGCAAGAAGGCGAAGCGATCGAAAGCTCGATGGTCTCGCGCCGCATCGAAGCCGCGCAGAAAAAGGTCGAGGAACGCAACTTCGACGTCCGCAAGAATCTGCTCGAATATGACGAAGTGATGGACGAACAGCGGAAGCGGGTCTATGGCTTCCGCCAGCAAATCCTCGACGGCGCCAACTGCAAGACGCGCATCCTCGAGATGATCGAGCGCGAAATCGAACGGCACCTGACCAACTTCCTTGACAAGAATTACGGTGCCGAGACCTACGCCGGTTTTGCCGGCAAGGTGCTGAACTGTGAACTCGACCCGGCCGACTTCCGCGGCATCGACGCCAACGAAGCCGAGCGCGTGGCCTTGGACGAGGCCGAACGCCAGGCCGAGATGCAGGTTCTGGAAGCCATTGACGAGAATCTGCCCGAAGAGGCCGAGCAGGACGAATGGAACTGGGAAGCGCTGGCCAAGTTGTCGAACACGCGGTGGGGAACCAATTACCGGGACCGCGACTTGAAGCAGATCGGCCGCGACCACTTGGGCGAAGTCCTGATCGCCAAGGCCCGCGAAGCCGTCCGCCAGACCGAACTGAGCGAAGGCTCCCGGGTGCTCGACCCCGAGTACGGCTTGAAGCAGACCGTCAGTTGGGTGCAATACAAGTTCGGCATCGAGGTTCCGCTCGAGTCGTTGCGCGGCAAAGAGCCCGAGACGATCAAGCAGTTGGTTCTGGACAAGTCGGCCGAAGCGTACACCACGCGCGAAGTCGAATATCCGGTGATGGCCGGCTTGGCCCACTTCACGACCCAGGACGCCGCGGGAGTCAAGCACTACGATCGCGAACAGTTGGTCGGCTGGGCCCGTGAGCGCTTTGGCGTCGATTTGGACGTGGAAGACCTGCGCAACAAGCAACGCGATGAAGTCCGCGAGTTGCTCATCGCCACCAGCAGGCAAATGCAGCCGGTGGCCGAGCAGAAGCTCGGCGAGCTGCACCGGCTGGTGGGCCAGGTAATCGAAGCGCGCGGCGGCGACGCTCCGGCCGCCCCCAAGAATCAATACGAAGCGTTGGCGCGCTTCCTGACCGAAACGATTGACGGCGAACATTCGGTCGATGAGCTGTCGAAGCTCGACGACGACCAGCTCCGCTTCCGCCTGGAAGGGACGCTCGAAGACAAGTTTCATCCGGAAATCCGCCGCATGGAACGCCTGCTCGTGTTGCAGTTGCTCGACACCGCCTGGAAAGACCATCTGCTGGCGATGGACCATTTGAAGGCCAGCGTCGGTCTGGTCGGCTATGCCCAGGTCGACCCTAAGGTCGAATACAAGCGCGTCGGCATGCGGACCTTTGAGCAGATGTGGACCTCGGTTGGCGAACGAGTGACTGACTTGATCTTCCGCATGGAGCAGCTTGACGAAGGCTTTGTCGGCTCGACCTGGGTCGACAGCCGGGCCACGCACGAAGAAGCCCCATCGACCACGGCCGGCATCTCGGAAGATCAGCAGCAAGCCATCAGCAACAGCGAAGGCCAGCAGCCGCAACAACGCATCGAACCGATCCGTAACCGGCAGGAAGCCGTGGGTCGCAACGACCCGTGCCCTTGTGGCAGCGGGAAGAAGTACAAGAACTGCCACATGCGCAAGGGTGGCCCGACGAACGCCGACCGGCGCAACGCCTAG
- a CDS encoding UDPGP type 1 family protein, whose product MPLEDQRQELLAKLRSVGQDHALRFWSQFDEATRAQLVTQLEAIDFEQLGRLFHGAEVLDDWGALASRAEPPAAIRLDGRGNRFTAAEAREKGAEALADGKLGAVLVAGGQGTRLGFDHPKGMYAIGPVSQASLFQILFEKLQAMSRRYNVRIPLYLMTSPATHDETAAYLASKHNFGLRADDVHLFCQGTMPAVDAVTGRVLLAEPGRLFASPDGHGGMLAALDRSGGLRDIRLRGIEDLFYFQVDNPLAQVCDPEFIGYHLLSLSELSTQVVAKQLPAEKVGNVVTVDGRMRIIEYSDLPASAGERRNAQGGLALWAGNTAIHVIDVAFLERVKNDEHRLPFHRAHKAVPYVDETGKLVEPAQPNAIKFERFIFDLLPAAERAIVVEVEPGRAFAPVKNAPGSKVDSPELVQKQMLAQAREWLTTAGAQVAEATPVEISPLFAMDAEELKKKLVPGRRFDQATYLR is encoded by the coding sequence ATGCCGCTCGAAGATCAACGCCAGGAATTGCTAGCCAAGTTGCGCTCGGTGGGCCAGGATCACGCCCTGCGCTTTTGGAGCCAGTTCGATGAGGCGACGCGAGCGCAACTTGTCACGCAGTTGGAAGCGATCGACTTCGAGCAACTCGGCCGGCTATTTCACGGCGCCGAAGTCCTGGACGATTGGGGCGCGCTAGCCAGCCGGGCCGAGCCGCCCGCGGCGATCCGACTCGACGGGCGAGGCAATCGCTTCACCGCCGCCGAAGCGCGCGAGAAAGGGGCCGAGGCGCTGGCCGACGGCAAGCTGGGCGCGGTGCTCGTGGCCGGTGGGCAAGGCACCCGGCTGGGCTTCGATCATCCCAAGGGGATGTACGCCATTGGCCCGGTGTCGCAGGCTTCGCTGTTTCAGATTCTGTTCGAGAAGCTGCAGGCGATGTCGCGCCGTTACAACGTGCGGATTCCGCTCTATCTGATGACCAGCCCCGCGACGCACGACGAAACCGCCGCGTACCTGGCCAGCAAGCATAACTTCGGCCTGCGGGCCGACGATGTCCACCTGTTCTGCCAGGGAACGATGCCGGCCGTTGATGCCGTGACGGGGCGGGTGCTGCTGGCCGAGCCGGGCCGATTGTTCGCCAGCCCCGATGGTCACGGCGGCATGTTGGCCGCGCTGGATCGATCGGGTGGCCTACGCGACATTCGCCTCCGCGGCATTGAAGACCTGTTTTACTTCCAGGTCGACAATCCGTTGGCGCAAGTCTGTGACCCTGAATTCATCGGCTACCATTTGCTATCGCTGTCCGAGCTTTCGACGCAAGTAGTGGCCAAGCAGTTGCCCGCCGAGAAGGTGGGGAACGTCGTCACCGTCGATGGGCGGATGCGGATCATCGAATACAGCGATCTGCCCGCCTCGGCCGGCGAGCGGCGCAACGCGCAAGGGGGCTTGGCCCTCTGGGCGGGAAATACCGCGATTCACGTGATCGACGTGGCGTTCCTGGAACGAGTCAAAAACGACGAGCACCGGCTGCCGTTTCACCGCGCCCACAAAGCGGTCCCGTACGTCGACGAGACCGGCAAGCTGGTCGAACCGGCGCAGCCCAACGCGATCAAGTTCGAGCGATTCATCTTCGACCTGTTGCCGGCCGCCGAGCGCGCGATCGTCGTCGAGGTGGAACCGGGCCGGGCTTTCGCGCCGGTCAAGAACGCGCCAGGCTCAAAGGTCGATTCCCCCGAGCTAGTGCAAAAGCAGATGCTGGCCCAAGCCCGGGAATGGTTGACCACGGCCGGCGCGCAAGTAGCCGAAGCGACGCCGGTAGAAATCAGCCCGCTGTTCGCGATGGATGCCGAGGAGTTGAAGAAGAAACTCGTTCCCGGCCGACGCTTTGACCAGGCGACGTACTTGCGCTAG
- a CDS encoding MBL fold metallo-hydrolase: MVLLGTGTSVGVPIIGCPCPVCHSDDPRNNRTRCGVIVGLPEGNLLIDTPPDLRFQLLRERVDVVHATLFTHEHADHLYGLDDLRLFPFYLGHSVPLYCEPAVEKRIRRVFDYAFDPNPRATHAGATPQVEFRSIGLEPFDVLGARVTPIRLQHGSFDVLGFRFGRVAYCTDTNGIPAESWPLLEGLDVLVLDALRTRPHATHFSLDEALEVVNRVKPGRAYFTHISHELEHAATNARLPAHVELAYDGLRIPLSGDIAAGPSTTATQIAR, from the coding sequence ATGGTGCTGCTGGGGACCGGAACCTCGGTGGGGGTGCCGATCATTGGCTGCCCTTGCCCAGTCTGCCACAGCGACGACCCGCGTAACAACCGGACCCGCTGCGGCGTGATCGTCGGCCTGCCCGAGGGGAACCTGCTGATCGACACGCCCCCCGACTTGCGTTTCCAGTTGCTCCGCGAGCGGGTCGACGTCGTCCATGCCACGCTGTTCACCCACGAGCATGCCGACCATCTGTACGGGCTCGACGATCTGCGATTGTTTCCGTTTTACCTGGGACACTCGGTTCCGTTGTACTGCGAACCGGCGGTCGAGAAGCGCATCCGCCGGGTGTTCGACTATGCCTTTGACCCGAACCCGCGCGCGACCCACGCCGGCGCCACGCCGCAGGTCGAGTTCCGCTCGATCGGACTCGAACCGTTCGACGTGCTCGGAGCGCGGGTCACGCCGATTCGATTGCAGCACGGCAGCTTCGACGTATTGGGATTTCGTTTCGGCCGCGTCGCCTATTGCACCGACACGAACGGCATTCCGGCCGAAAGCTGGCCGCTGCTCGAAGGACTCGACGTGCTAGTGCTCGACGCTTTGCGCACGCGGCCGCACGCCACGCATTTCAGCCTGGACGAGGCGTTGGAAGTGGTGAATCGCGTCAAGCCGGGGCGCGCGTACTTCACCCATATCTCGCACGAGTTGGAGCACGCCGCCACGAACGCTCGTTTGCCAGCCCACGTTGAATTGGCCTACGACGGCTTGCGCATTCCCCTCTCGGGCGACATCGCCGCCGGCCCATCGACAACCGCCACGCAAATTGCCCGTTGA
- the ruvX gene encoding Holliday junction resolvase RuvX, translating to MSSPAPLTPLPTEGRLAGIDFGTVRIGVAVTDRRQTLASPLDNYTRRDPASDLKYFQQMAEQERLVAWVVGLPVHGDGNESNLSIAARKFGESLAQATSLPVVYYDERFTSVEAEQWLGTAKLTSKQRKQRRDMLAAQIMLSAFLESRAKGADKPQPLDDRDR from the coding sequence ATGAGCTCGCCTGCGCCACTAACTCCGCTACCGACTGAAGGCCGACTGGCCGGGATCGATTTCGGCACCGTGCGCATTGGCGTGGCGGTGACCGATCGGCGGCAAACGCTGGCCAGCCCGCTGGACAATTACACGCGGCGCGACCCGGCCAGCGACCTGAAGTATTTCCAGCAGATGGCCGAACAAGAACGCTTGGTCGCCTGGGTCGTGGGGCTGCCGGTGCATGGCGACGGCAACGAAAGCAACTTGTCGATCGCGGCCCGCAAGTTCGGCGAGTCACTGGCCCAGGCAACCTCGCTACCGGTGGTCTACTACGACGAGCGGTTCACGTCGGTCGAGGCCGAGCAATGGCTCGGCACCGCGAAGCTAACGTCCAAGCAGCGCAAACAGCGCCGCGACATGCTGGCCGCCCAGATCATGCTCAGCGCGTTCCTGGAATCCCGCGCCAAAGGCGCCGACAAGCCACAGCCGTTGGATGACCGAGATAGATAA
- the hisH gene encoding imidazole glycerol phosphate synthase subunit HisH, with protein sequence MITIVDYGMGNLRSVQKGFERVGHEARISSDPNVVAAADKLVLPGVGAFGDAMIELRSRGLVEPVRDYIRAGRPTLGICLGLQLLFDVGYEDGAHQGLGILPGEVVKFQLPHDYKVPHMGWNQLQIVRRPPLLADIADGAHMYFVHSYYVVPRDAEVIATQTEYGPPFTSMIWRDRLYATQFHPEKSQAEGLKILKNFAERG encoded by the coding sequence ATGATCACGATCGTCGACTACGGCATGGGGAATCTGCGGAGCGTTCAAAAGGGATTTGAACGCGTCGGGCACGAAGCGCGGATCAGCAGCGATCCAAACGTCGTGGCCGCGGCCGACAAGCTCGTTCTGCCCGGCGTCGGCGCCTTTGGCGACGCGATGATTGAGCTCCGCTCGCGCGGCCTCGTCGAGCCAGTGCGTGACTACATCCGGGCCGGCCGGCCGACGCTGGGCATCTGCCTGGGGCTGCAACTGCTGTTCGATGTCGGCTACGAAGATGGCGCGCACCAAGGACTGGGCATCCTGCCGGGCGAAGTCGTCAAGTTCCAACTGCCGCACGACTACAAAGTGCCCCACATGGGCTGGAACCAGTTGCAGATCGTCCGCCGCCCGCCGCTGTTGGCCGACATCGCCGACGGCGCGCATATGTACTTTGTCCACTCGTACTACGTCGTGCCGCGCGACGCCGAGGTGATCGCGACCCAGACCGAGTACGGCCCGCCATTCACGTCGATGATCTGGCGCGATCGCCTTTACGCCACGCAATTCCATCCCGAGAAGAGCCAGGCGGAGGGTCTGAAGATCCTCAAGAACTTCGCGGAACGCGGATAG
- a CDS encoding MBL fold metallo-hydrolase, with protein sequence MLTRKPVFPNVIEINYQAGERLGCNVYVVYDAHEWAIIDIGFDETVEEIVDLIRQLDFPLANCKAIVATHADVDHIQGLAKLKQMVRAPILGHKLAAEPLATGDKLRTFAEVEAQNIHLAMPPVKLDSLIDEGDVISIGKLKLEVWHTPGHTDSQLSFRLGNLLLSGDNIYRDGCVGAIDAHHGSNLVDFVKSLRRIRASNVEWLLPSHGPIFRKDDKLLDATIARVDNYLHLADFGTCAIDWPLLDQWDKELAEGRMPG encoded by the coding sequence ATGTTAACGCGGAAGCCAGTCTTTCCGAACGTCATCGAAATCAACTACCAGGCCGGCGAACGGCTCGGCTGCAACGTCTATGTGGTCTACGACGCCCACGAATGGGCGATCATCGACATCGGCTTTGACGAAACCGTCGAAGAGATCGTCGACCTGATCCGCCAGCTCGACTTCCCGTTGGCCAACTGCAAGGCGATCGTCGCCACCCATGCCGACGTCGACCACATTCAAGGGCTGGCCAAGCTGAAGCAGATGGTCCGCGCGCCGATCCTGGGGCACAAGTTGGCCGCCGAGCCGCTGGCCACCGGGGACAAGCTGCGCACGTTCGCCGAGGTCGAAGCCCAGAACATTCACCTGGCCATGCCGCCGGTCAAGCTTGACAGCCTGATCGACGAAGGGGACGTCATCTCGATTGGCAAGCTCAAGCTCGAAGTCTGGCACACGCCGGGCCACACCGACAGCCAGCTTTCGTTCCGCTTGGGGAATTTGTTGTTGAGCGGCGACAACATTTACCGGGATGGCTGCGTCGGCGCGATCGACGCGCACCACGGCAGCAATCTGGTCGACTTCGTCAAGTCGCTGCGCCGCATCCGGGCGTCGAACGTCGAATGGCTGTTGCCAAGCCACGGCCCAATCTTCCGCAAGGATGACAAGCTGCTCGATGCGACGATCGCGCGGGTGGACAACTATCTGCACCTGGCCGACTTCGGCACCTGCGCCATCGACTGGCCCCTGCTCGACCAGTGGGACAAGGAACTGGCCGAAGGGCGGATGCCCGGTTGA
- a CDS encoding SDR family oxidoreductase, whose product MFLVVGCGYLGRRVAERWLSAGQDVYTVTRRANAADELRAAGFHPIVADVLRPDDWRDLPPVRTVLFAVGHDRQSVHDIREVYVEGLRNVLTALPDSVERVIYISSTGVYGDTVEAVVDERTPCQPRRPGAVASFEAEELLRASRWRDRAIILRLAGIYGPGRMPVSKLLMRGEPIPAAPDDRQNLIHVDDAATVVVAAAERVPLPSLYNVADGQPVVRREFYSYLANILGTPPPTFDPSAAQNDATRRSGDKQVSNAKLLTELGVTLRYPSYREGLAAIFPPGSTRPEP is encoded by the coding sequence ATGTTCCTAGTTGTCGGCTGTGGTTACTTGGGGCGTCGTGTTGCCGAGCGTTGGCTGAGCGCTGGCCAGGACGTCTACACCGTCACGCGGCGTGCGAACGCCGCCGACGAACTGCGCGCGGCTGGTTTTCACCCGATCGTGGCCGACGTCCTACGCCCGGACGATTGGCGCGACTTGCCGCCGGTTCGCACCGTGTTGTTCGCCGTGGGGCATGATCGCCAATCGGTTCACGACATTCGTGAAGTCTATGTCGAAGGCTTGCGCAACGTGCTGACCGCGCTCCCTGATTCGGTCGAGCGTGTGATCTACATCAGCTCGACGGGTGTCTATGGCGACACGGTCGAGGCGGTCGTCGACGAGCGCACGCCCTGCCAGCCGCGCCGGCCTGGGGCGGTGGCGTCGTTCGAGGCCGAGGAGTTGTTGCGCGCCAGTCGCTGGCGCGATCGGGCGATCATCTTGCGCCTGGCGGGCATCTATGGCCCCGGGCGGATGCCGGTCTCAAAGCTCTTGATGCGCGGCGAGCCGATCCCGGCCGCGCCTGATGATCGACAGAATCTGATCCACGTCGACGATGCTGCCACGGTGGTCGTTGCCGCGGCCGAGCGGGTGCCGCTGCCCAGCCTGTACAACGTGGCCGATGGCCAGCCCGTCGTGCGTCGCGAGTTCTACAGCTACCTGGCCAACATCCTCGGCACGCCACCACCGACATTCGACCCCAGCGCCGCCCAGAACGACGCCACCCGCCGCAGCGGCGACAAGCAGGTCTCGAACGCGAAGCTGCTCACCGAACTAGGCGTCACGCTCCGCTATCCCAGCTACCGAGAAGGCCTGGCCGCGATCTTTCCACCCGGCAGCACGCGGCCCGAACCTTAA